In Penaeus vannamei isolate JL-2024 chromosome 13, ASM4276789v1, whole genome shotgun sequence, the sequence CATTATGATGTTTTGCAGTGGCTTGAAGTGATCACTCCGTGTcacctgctgttgttgtttttttctaaaataaTGCTTACCTTCGTTACTGCTTTCTTTTCCATGATTTGAATTTTGTACTGAATAGCTAAGATGTATAGGCTACTTTTCGTTCTCCTCTTCAGGGCATTTCCGTTACATTCATTAACCTGGTACCTACTGGTTCAGAGGGTAAAGTGGTGCCATTTCGACGTTGAATTTCATTTCATTGATGTCGGGTGCACTGTTGTTGATGCTTCTCTGTAGACTCAAGAGTTTAGAAGCCGTTTATTCTACATGGAAAAACATTTTACACAAAGACTTTTAGGAGGAcgcttatttctcttccttttttcggcGTTGGGagtatttcgttttcttattctgtgTCTCGGATTTCATTTTACGGGGAATTCTGAGCGGTAGctgttgtatttgttttctcttgttgATAGTAACTGTTGAgtggtattttcatttttgttcttgataATTCTAACAACAGAAATACGATTTTTATCGTGTGCAGTCATTAGCTAGCCACATGAGGACCTGTGGGGCTAGCTCCTTTGAGAGCCACTCCTCAGGGAACTGTGGAAaatgccttcccccttcccccaatagcAGTTACTTTGCCATTATGATGAACTGTgctgttattactaatagtattgcAAGCCCGCTtagattatttattcttatacttgttaatgttattgtgcttattgttattatttccgtgTTTGGTATTGCGGCTACTGTaatttttattctgttattatcggtattgttgtggttttgttcttcctcttattattgttattattatcatcgtcattttatcatgattaacattatcattatcatcatcattattgttggtgacggtgttatcatcgccatctccactattgttattatgatcgctatcattatttatctttatattattcgCAGCTGCCATATCCTTCTGTGGGTATGGCAGGGTTCATTTTCCTTCCAGAACATTCATTTCTCTGATTTACAGAAAATGACTTTTCATAGGCGTAGGAAAAGGAGGATTAAGGGGGGCGACCGCCCTCCCATTctaaaagggaggggatgagaccCTACTTCTCGACCCTACTCCTCAACTTTCGAGGACACTCTCTGAAAATAAACTGAAAGTGCGATTCCTTAGTTAACCAGTTGGTGAGAACACTAACACCCTACAACTGAGAGAGCAGCTGCAGCTGAATCTGGTGTTAAAAAGGAAATAACTATTTTGTGGttttatctaaataaaaatatttggcatttcaatataaatattaatgcatTAATCTCTTTAAAACCGCAAAAATCCAGGATCTTCCGGGGGCTTCACAACCTTGTCCCACGCTGTGGCACTGCCCCTGGACCCCGCCAGAAGGGCATTTCATCATGGATAATTCGTTAATCTATTCCGTTCGTTATTTCTTTACGTATTGCTATTTATCTACATGACTTTATAATGCCTGAAAAGAACTGTCATCAGGGACGATGAAAAATGCCCACGGAGGCCCTAGATGGAGCCCCTAAAtggcgcatatgtatatatatatatatatatatatatatatatatatagatagatagatagatagatagatagatagatagatagatacacacacacacacacacacacacacacacacacacacacacgcatatgtgtgtgtgtgtgtgtgtgtgtgtgtgtgtgtgtgcgtgtgtgtgtgtgtgtgtgtgtgtgtgtgtatgtgtgtgtgtgtgtgtgtgtgtgtgtatacatatacatatatacatatgtatatattcatacacgcacacatttatagataCCTAAAATATGGGGATCCTCAAGAGCCATGTCCTCCCGGCTCCTGATGTCTAGCTACGCCAATGTTATAAGATCTATGCCAGACCTGTCGGTTAATACTTGGGTGTTTTTAGAGCAAGCGGACTTTCCAACCGTAAATTTGCATATCCAATTATGCTTGGGTCGATATCAACTAATCATGAACAGAGATGTCATTaatgtaaccaattatgtaatgATTGCCACAGTGGCATTCAATTTGTCAGAAATTATTAACTGACCTACAAAGATGCATGTTCTTACAGTTCTCTTGGCTAATCGTTTCGTCCGTATTTTATAGGCATATCGATGGTTTCATGATATCGCTTGTTAATGCCATTAATATACCGTAATTTGGTAAATGTCACAGCCCCAGGCGATGCCGGCGAAAGGTACGAAGTTCGTGAAATGACATTTTCAGAAATTAAATGTCAGATTCCTCTGCACACCAGCAGCCGATTCGATGCACCGATCAATTCATTACAGTGGATGATTAGtcacagtatgtacatatatatatatatatatatatatatatatatatatatatatatgtatctatatatgtatatgaatatatatatatatatatatatatatatatatatatgtatatatatatgtatatatatatatatatatatatatatatatatatatatatatatatatatatatatatatatatatgtatatacatacatatatatatatatgtatatatatatatatacatatatttgtgtgtgcgtgtgtgtgtgtgtgtgtgtgtgtgtgtatatatatatacacacacacacacacacacacgcaaacagacacacacacacacacacacacacacacacacacacacacacatatatatatatatatatatatatatatatatatatatatatatgtttgtgtgtgtttatgtgtgtgtgtgtatatatatgtgtatgtgtatatatatatatatatatatatatatatatatatatatatatgtatatatatatacatatacatatatacatataaatatatataaatatatacatatttatatacacatatatacatacatacatacatatatataaatatatatatatattatatatacacacatatgcatgtatatatatatatatatatatatatatatatatatacatacatacatatatatatatatatatatatatatatatatatatatatatatatatatagatatatatacatatatatatatgtatatatatatatatatatatatatatatatatatatatatacatatatatatatgaatatatgaatatatacatgaatgttcctgaaaaaattatatatacatgtatatgtatgtatgtgtgtgtgtgtgtgtgtgtgtgtgtgtgtgtgtgtgtgtgtgtgtgtgtgtgtgtgtgtgtgtgtgtgtgtggattatgaaatatatgtatttgtttatatatttataggtttGTTTGCGTACATTCactttacatttttgttttccaCCTAATgaattagttattgttgttatagtaatatatgagaataaagaaaaaaatcaatattatgGAATGGTGCTTAGATATTATATAAAGGATGTTTGAACAAAAAAAATCAGACGAATAAATCATTTATTAATGGAAATAAATCACAGATTCCGTGGAATAATCAGAACATAATTACGTGCATAAGCTTTCAGTGTCGCTAAAGTAACACTTCCTCAACAGAACACACCAGTGGCACACACACGTCTGGCGGCCTAGGATGGCGCGGTGTCACTGGAACTAGCAAATCCTGCTAACCTTGACGAAAGGCAGTTGAACGAGCACCGACTGTGTTGACTCGGCCGGGAATAACTTATATAAACTAACGGCGATCTTTAAATAcacagggaatatatatatacataacatttgggatttttaacgttttttttttattttatttataatttggTTAGCTATAAGAATAGCTTTTAAATTCTAAATGCATAAGGCTGACTAATCACATTTGTTTGTCTGATAGGAACATTCGAATATTCTGTTACATTATAAGAGCTTCCGGTGATGATTGCATGACTGACAGTTCGGGTTGTAAACACAAAGCAGAGATTGTGTATTTTATCACTGGCAGCCCATCAGTCAATTAGTGTGTGACTTCTATAAACAACGCTGAATACATACAGTGTTACCACAAAGAAAATCCAAGCAACTTTAAATGCTAAAGAGTAAAGATAGCAAACTTCAAAGACAAATTTTTGCAATCAAGCTACAGTACTTTATGAATATTCACACCTGACTGAAATTCATGACATCCAGGATGTCACTTGCAAACCTTTACAGGAAGACGGCGTTTGTTAATgactaaatgataaaaaaaagtgccATAAAACAGACTCCAGACAAAATCTTAGTGGCttacacacatcatacatacatatatatatatatatatatatatatatatatatatatatatatatatatatatatatatatatatatatatatatatatatatatatatatatatatatatatatatatatatatatatatatatatgtatgtatgtatgtatgtaaatatatatatatatatatatatatatatatatatatatatatatatatatatatatatatatatatatatatatatatatatatatatatatatatatatatatgaatatatatatatatatatatacatatatatatatatttatatatatatatatatatatatatatatatatatatatatatatatatatatacatgtatgtatgtatgtatataatatatatatatatatatatatatatatatatatatatataatacatatgcatatatatatatataatatatatatataatatatatatataatatatatatatatatatatatatatatatatatatatatatatatatatatataaaaaatgtagatgtgtgtatattatacacacgcctttgtgtgtgtgtgtgtgtttgggtatctTCCATGTGAGATATGTAAATCtagtattgtatatgtatgtatatgtagtaatgtgtgtaaatatacatagacatgtctCTGCTCATTACAGTATTTGTCTTTCATGATTAATACTGCATTTCATGTCTTTAAGGTTATGAATGCCCCATTCTGTTTCATCTGACCATGTTCCGTCGTCCATTTTCATTCACCAAACATTTATTTTGATTCGTTTTTTAAACATCCTTCCTTGAAGAATTCTACATAAATCATCTACTTAGGACTAGGGACTTTGGTGCTAAAGCTGCCGACCATGTTGCCTGGAGGGTTGTAGTTGGCAACGACGTAGATTTTGCCGCCTCTTGAGCGGGCCGTTCCTACGCCCAGTTCCTTGCTGTCTCGCCACACCACCTGCGTGAAGTGACCTGCGAAACCATTGGATTCAGTAATTGATATCATTTACTCAAATGTAAGTACACTAAAGTCATGTTTTTAAAATATTGATGTGGATAAACATAATCGTGCTACTTAACGCCTTGAAGTCTAACATGCAATTCTTAAATTATGCGCAGCATGAGGTCAACTAAAATGTGACAAACCGTGCAGAACGAACgtatgatatacaaataaatgacgTAAAGAAGGGCTCCGAACTCACCAGCCCTGAGGTCAGCGGGTTCCCTGCCGAACCTGAAGTCCTTTATCTCGCTGTACCAAGAATCAACTGCTTCAGAGCCTTTGATCTTGTGGGCGGGGTTGGAGGACCAAGCGCAGTAAATGTTCTCTCCATACTGGTTGTTCGGGCGATGCTGCATCACGTCCTTTCTGGCGATGGTGTCAGCCCAGTCTTTGGCGACCTTGTTGAGCTGGAAGGCAACGCGTGTCAGCTCTCCCAAATCAGAATAAATTATCAGACTTTCATCTAGTATATAATCAGTAAATCTTAGGTCCTTGGCTAGGATAGTGGCTCCACCCGGGTAAGTCTAGGCTAAACAATGTGTCCTATTTCTGATTCCAAAAAGGTCAACCATCTCTATTTTGCATATGGCGATATTCAGTATTGTATATCCCAAAtttcataacaataattttgCGAGGAAAATCCAATGTGAAGGTTTTGGAAAAGTTTCCAACCAGTAAAGACTGGAAAAAGGTTTACAACGTAAGCGATGCAAGTGAATAGGCGAGATACAAGAGCATCTGGGACGAATATTGGGACAACTgtcagcaaaaaaaaatataccatAAAGCTACGGCTGAAACCATAAATCACCTAATGAACAGGGCGAGACATAAGTGCGGCATACAGATCCATCAAATGCAAGACGTATACCATGGCTTTTGATGAATGGGGAACGCATACTGGAGCTGTCTAATTACTCCGAGCATGGCGCTATTGTTTCGCTTTCTTCTACCCATGATACTCACGTCTTTGCTGATCTTGAGAAGAGGAACTCCGTGTTTCTTGCGGTAGTCATTATGGGCCTTGAGGCAGTCTGCGACGAAATCATCCTCTTCGGAAGAAGAATCAGAACTACTCGAGGAGGACTTGCGAGACTTGGCCTTGAAGACAGACGACTTGCCCCCGGAGGCCTTGGCGAATCCACTGCAACAGAAACTAGGTGTCAGGCAGGTCCCGTCTCATTCTGCTGCTGTATAACGAACGCTAGTACTAAAATAAATGATTCGCACTTCACGCGAATGGAATAATATGCTAACGTGATGATATGTCGAAGATATAAACAGACATGACACCTAACCGCTTTAAGTTCACGCAGAAAGGGCCCGGCCGAAAGCCTTACCCGACAGGAGGGACCTGATCGGCGAACTGTCCCATCCAGTTGCCCTGAGGGTCAAAGTTAGCCACCACGAAAACCTTGGTCCCCGCGGCGCTCCTCGCCTTGCCCACGCCCATCTGCTTGGTGTCCTTCCACACAAGCTGTGAGAAGTGACCTGGCGAGAGAAAAGTAAGGTCAGCGCTCTGTTGAATATGTATACCGTGTTTGTGAGTTCTTTGTTTATGCATATTACAAGTGCAAGTCGTTTGCATATATCATTAACATACCTGATTTCAAAATTGTTCCCGTGGGTTCCTCGCCAAACTTGTGATCCTTTATCTCTGAGTACCATTTGTCCACCACCTCGTCGCCTTTAACCTAAAGGGAAATGATATCCATTATGACAAAATTCTCTCTTATGTgttcgtatacacacatacatatatgcatatatacatacatacacacatacatatatatacacacacacacacacacacacacacatatatatatatatatatatatatatatatatatatatatatatatatatatatatatatatatgtgtgtgtgtgtgtgtgtgtgtgtgtgtgtgtgcgtaaatatatatatagatagatagatggatgtatagatagatagatagatagatagatgatagatagatagatagatagatagatagatagatagatagatagatagatatatagatagatagatagatagacagacagacagatagatagacataaataaatatacataatatatatatgtatatataaatatatatatatgtatatatatatatacacacacacacacacacacacacacacacacatgcgtgtatatatacatatatatatatatatatatatatatatatatatatatatatatatatatgtatatgtatatgtatatgtatatgtatatgtatatgtatatgtatatgtatatgtatatgtatatgtatatatatatacatatatatatacatacatatatatatatatatatatgtatatatacgtatgtatatatatatacatatatatatatgtatatatatatatacatacatacatatatatatatatatacatatatatgtatatgtatgtatgtatatgtttttatatataaacatatatgcatatgtatatatatatatatatatatatatatatatatatatatatatatatatgtatacattttatatatacatacatatatatatatatatatatatatatatatatatatatatatatgtgtgtgtgtgtgtgtgtgtgtgtgtgtgtgtgtgtgtgtgtgtgtgtgtgtgtgtgtgtgtgtgtgtgtgtgtgtgtgtgtgtgtgtgtgtgcgtgtgtgtgtgtgtgtgtatgtgtgtgtgtgtgtgtgtgtgtatgagtgtgtgtgtgtgtgcgtgtgtgtgtgtatgagtgtgtgtgtgtgtgtgtgtgtgtgtgtgtgtgtgtgtgtgtgtgtgtgtgtgtgtgtgtgtgtgtgcgtgtgtgtgtgtgtgtgtgtgtgtgagtgtgagtgtgagtgtgagtgtgtgtgtgtgtgtgtgtgtgtgtgttttatgtatatatacatatatgtatatatgtgtatatatatatatatatatatatatatatatatatatatacatgtatatatatatatacatatatacacatgtgtgtgtgcgagcgtgtgtgggtgcgtgtatatgtatgtgtgatttatttttatgtgtgtgtgtatgatctatATTCGCGCGTCTGCGTGATGTATATCTGCGCGTAGATCATGTTTTTCAGGACAGGCCTCTAACGCCTTGCGCGGCGACGCCTCACCTTGAAAGTCTTCGAGTTCGACGAGAGGCAGAAGACGTTCTCGCCGTACTTGTTGTCCGGCCGATGCGACATCTTCTCGTCCTTCGCCAGCTTCTTGGCCCATTCCTTGGCGTACTTGTTCATCTGTGAgcggggcaggggtggggggcagggaatgggcaggggagggaggggggaaggtaccattaggaggaggaaggaaaggaatcgTAGGAAGACGcaggtaaagaagggagagggatagatgggagaGATGGGGACACGAAAAGGCAAAACGAAACAAGAAGAAGCAGGAACAAAGGATTTACATGGGAGAGAATTTGCAATCGTAGGTGATTAAAGGGAGAGACACAAGCTCAGACGAAAAGTAGAGATAATATTGAAACAAAAAGTGAGGGATGATGTATGTGGAGGGAAAGAAGCAATACATAAAACAAGAATACAATGCCAGGGAAGAATAGTAAAAGACAATGAAATGATGTCAACAAAACGCCATGAGCGTAatgagtgaaaataaaagaaatagtattgtagacaatgaaaacaaaattgaGGAAAACGACAAGATCggttaagaaaaaataacaagtttGAGGAACATGGATTGAATAAGAGCGAGCATACATTTTAAGAAGAGTTCCAGCGTTGACAGAATCGATtggacaaaaacaataaaagtgtAAGTGAGTGCATAAGCAGAGACAAAATGAAGTTGGGAGAAGCAAGGGCATGTCGAAgattagaataaagataaaaccaCAGAGAATAAATTAAGATTGAAGAATAACATAAATAAGGCAACACAGACGGGgggagcaagaagagaagaaaaaaataaaaggtgttAGTACGTTAGTCCACTACTCCAACACCAGAACtacaattctaaaaaaaaagatacattacTCATATACATCCGATCTTTAATTAGGAAAAAATACTAATCAAATTTACTGATCTACTCCGAACAAATACTACGTCATTCAGTCGATCACACTCAATGGCGCCATCAGTatgcgcgcgcccgcccgccgccgcgcCGTTTGAAAGCACATCGACTGTTTGCTCTAAGTGTGGCGACGTGCGCGGCATCTCCCAGCTCGTAATTTTTAGTTCAATTACGAACTGGCTCCATAACTCTGATGTAGACCTTGCATATAAAACGTGTCGAATGATATATGCACGTAACGAGTTCCTTGCTAGTATGCTAAACTGCGTTGGTAACTTTGGTATTACTTATAAGGTAAGCTTGTTATCAGACAATGGTACCTGGGGGATGTACAATGGGTTTAAGTTTTGTTGTACTTGTGTGTGGATTTTACAAATTTATGTGCGTGTGGCTGAGTgtgaacgtttgtgtgtgtgtgtatgtgtgtgtgtgtgtgtgtgtgtgtgtgtgtgtgtgtgtgtgtgtgtgtgtgtgtgtgtgtgtgtgtgtgtgtgtgtgtgtgtgtgtgtgtgtgtgtgtgtgtgtgatcgtgtgcctgtgcgagtgcgtgtgagcGTATTGTTGTACGTATATGTGGGTGTCTAAATAAGGCCGGAATCGATAATGATCATCGCGGCTTCCAACCGTAATATTTACTTGCGCTGACAGTGACGACGGGCATAAAACTTAATCCCCTTACGAGCAAACATCGCCATAACGCCACCATCAAAGTATCTTCAGCTCATAAAAGTCCGACGGTAGGGGAATTATGTGCGCGGGgccggcggagggggggggggggtagcgataAAGTTGCAGTGGTCATCTCATTAAATCCAGACGAATAATACCACCTTACATATTTTTCGGACAAACAAGTGGCAGGCGCTGTGGCGGACAAGTGACCTACGCAAGCAGAGCGCAATCAGCGCAAGTGGGTGAAGGCCAAACGGCAGCCCAAAACTTAAGATTCATAACGAGTGCAATATTAACGTCCGTCACGGCCCCCCTCCCCAGGCCCTGagcgactcccccctccccaggcccTGAgcgaatccccctccccctcgaggcGTCGGCGCTGCGGAGGTGCCAGGAGCAAGGACGCGCGTATCGGTGCCAAGGGCGACGGGACACGGGCGGCGACGGACGTGCCGGTCACGCTAGGGTTGTCACCGCGAATGCAACAAGTTGTTCCCCTGGACGGCACTCGTTAGGGCTTCGCTAAACAcgcttatttgggggtcttctgatAGCGGTGTGATGCGAGCGCTCACTCTACGATTTGCTATGATAATTTTGGGCTCGATGGTTGTTTGATGTTAAGGTTATCATATTCCAATTATTAGTATCCAGTTAACTAATTCACAATAGGTAATTAGCAtatcatacaaatacaaatacgatTAACAACAAAAACTCACCCAACTAAATACCACCACCATTTCTATAAATATGTTAAACTACCGGCAGCGGCCCCTAGGTTAGCATTCTCTGAAACTGTTAACCGCCAACTCCGCCCTCTTTTAAGGCAAGGGAGGTTCCCGCCTGACTTAAGGGATTATTTCCGCGTTTGACAATCTTTTGTGGTTGGTTATCAGAGCACAACAGTCCACATCACCATAAAAATGCTAAAAAGCAAACGACAAAAAACATATGTTGTAAttactaattttctctctctcgccgtagGTACGTTGTTCACCTGGGCAAAAAGATTGTGAGTTATGGTTCAAAATAACGGCAGTAAATGTGTATTGCATTATAGAATCCTAAATATAATAGTTAATGCCAGAACTGAATTATTAACACGcagataataaaaacagaaatacacaaacatttataatgcacacacataaaaatgataaaaacaactgaCGAAGGAAAAGTTAACAGTACAGGCATATATTATGAATAATGGGGAAAAAGTTTAGAAAATAATAAACtcattatatgtgcgtgtgtccttTATGCTTTAGCAGCCCTTGGTGAGCATCCTTCCCTTTTTTACACATTCATTGCGCTGCACGgtcctttcactcattctctctctctttctctctctctctctctctctctctctctctctctctctctctctatatatatatatatatatatatatatatatatatatatatatatatatatatatgtatatatatattatatatatagaccatatatattatctattatatatatatatatatatatatatatatatatatatatatatagctgtgtgtatacatatatatattcatatacagtaatacatatatacatacatttatgataaAATATAACGTATTTGTATATTTCCTTTTTGATATTGCGCTCCGCCATTATCTTTCTTCATACATTTATACTcacgtaagtatatacacatgcataaacattcattaatTTGATAATTTGTTTATTCAGCTATTGTTgtatccatccatatatgtactaatatattaatatgtatgcatatatatatgtaagcatgtattaaTGTACAATATGTAAAATACCTATTTATCTGAATCCATTTATTTAGCCtcctcatctatttatctccctatctatttctctatcagtATGATGCATTTAATAAGCATATATAAAGGTCACCATCtatatttgtattgatatttcTCACAGACATCATTTTGCATTAATATTTTTCTCCGCCTGGCTTTcgctctaccctctccctcccccctcccgccctaccCCGCCAGCGTGCCCGGTGACCCCGCAACTCCATGAATGAACAGGCcgccaaaggtcaaaggtcagccaGTACTAACCCTGGCTTTCGAACACTACATATAAGGAAGCCTAGGATGTCTGATAATACAAAGGTACACATCAAATCTAGTTCAGCAAAACCAATAAGGTGAATCCAACCCGCCAGACGCGGCCGCAAGACAGGGCGCTCGGGTGCGGCTGCGGCTGCCGGACGGGGGATCCGGAGGCACGTCTTGTCATGACCTTCTGACAAATAATCCCTTTGTTTTGATTCACGAGCGTGACCTTGAGAGACTTATTTTATATCTGGTTTAGGATCAAGTAAAGTAATCAGAAAaataagttttaaaaaaataatacagcCCAAACGTCCTTAGCAAATAATTCAACGACACAGGGGCAATCGGACAGCCACCCTCTCCGTGTAAGAGTGTGACCATGATTCCCGTATCCATAAATAATGGCTCTTTAAAGGTCTCCAAGGCTGTACGCTGCTACTAACCTGCCACTACCTGTATATAGGTCATTCTAATCGATACCGCCATTGCCTTAAGCCTCGAAGAGCTTCCACACACGCGATGTACTCGTGTGTGTAATGACGGCCGTGCCTCACTCGTGACGTGGTTTCTACATAGTTGTGGAGTGAATTAATTCCCAGGAATTGCTTGATTTGCTTGCCTGAATGGCTTCGAGTTCTAATGGATATCTACCCCTTTAACGGATTtgaaatttgagaaaaaaatttaaaattattgGCTTATATGAAATTGTTCTGATCGCAATTTTGTCTTTCATTAGCCAATGCCATTCGCTTTTACACCTGACCAGGAATCTATcgttttatctatataaatattggtctgagcacatacacaaacttacacacctacgcacatatgcacacgcacccacaagtacacacacgcacacacacacacataaacacacgcatatactgcgtatatatgcacacaggcaaatagatgaagaaaagaataaataaataaatatatatatatatatatatatatatatatatatatatatatatataactgcacacatatgtatgtctacatacacgcacacacatacatatatctatatctaaattcacacacacacacatatatatgcatatatatacatatatcaatatacatgtatatatatatatatatatatatatatatatatatatatatatatatacatatgtacatatatatatatatatatatatatacatatgtacatatatatatatatatatatatgtatatctatatatatatatatatatatatatatgtatttatatatgcatatatatatatatatatatatatatatatatatatatgtatatatatatgtatatatatatgtatttatatatacatatatatataaa encodes:
- the LOC113812525 gene encoding uncharacterized protein isoform X1, giving the protein MGKCCSKPNQEVETKEETQEVLLQEDPGGTMTGGTVIVRTPGRWGVTATTTNTSPSFKRTIITSGPALRPGTGATVTKTFHFSNNGTAKESISFRTEGGFEERIVTTGKSSQQGVKGRPNAKGKRVVSSGTAVINDGNKQAFFNIAPSVNTARMGKTSVETTTRTYTKDGKRYEETVVVETKEDEDGNVTKTTKTTTRTLDPYSTGELSSALEGSKTSRGGRKSSSSSSDSSPERTKTKTKSGKASGDSLLSKLRLKKGDKSDDDSSDDEDFVETVHKAVNEYRKKHGVNKLKLNKEMNKYAKEWAKKLAKDEKMSHRPDNKYGENVFCLSSNSKTFKVKGDEVVDKWYSEIKDHKFGEEPTGTILKSGHFSQLVWKDTKQMGVGKARSAAGTKVFVVANFDPQGNWMGQFADQVPPVGGFAKASGGKSSVFKAKSRKSSSSSSDSSSEEDDFVADCLKAHNDYRKKHGVPLLKISKDLNKVAKDWADTIARKDVMQHRPNNQYGENIYCAWSSNPAHKIKGSEAVDSWYSEIKDFRFGREPADLRAGHFTQVVWRDSKELGVGTARSRGGKIYVVANYNPPGNMVGSFSTKVPSPK
- the LOC113812525 gene encoding uncharacterized protein isoform X2; translation: MPVEVMRSTLSPHVDHEYTTQCHCTCHKPPLLPPDFALGGNGSPQVPWSRHNSPRTKGSATVTWENDGSGTTKVWWSRHTKGKTGGAWKKPETVKRMGKTSVETTTRTYTKDGKRYEETVVVETKEDEDGNVTKTTKTTTRTLDPYSTGELSSALEGSKTSRGGRKSSSSSSDSSPERTKTKTKSGKASGDSLLSKLRLKKGDKSDDDSSDDEDFVETVHKAVNEYRKKHGVNKLKLNKEMNKYAKEWAKKLAKDEKMSHRPDNKYGENVFCLSSNSKTFKVKGDEVVDKWYSEIKDHKFGEEPTGTILKSGHFSQLVWKDTKQMGVGKARSAAGTKVFVVANFDPQGNWMGQFADQVPPVGGFAKASGGKSSVFKAKSRKSSSSSSDSSSEEDDFVADCLKAHNDYRKKHGVPLLKISKDLNKVAKDWADTIARKDVMQHRPNNQYGENIYCAWSSNPAHKIKGSEAVDSWYSEIKDFRFGREPADLRAGHFTQVVWRDSKELGVGTARSRGGKIYVVANYNPPGNMVGSFSTKVPSPK